One Edaphobacter flagellatus genomic region harbors:
- the nadD gene encoding nicotinate-nucleotide adenylyltransferase has product MRVALFGGTFDPPHRGHLAVARAAAEAFALDMVFFAPAGRQPLKPGMTVTSFDDRLAMVTAACEESMQQSTSRTQFVASSIDAPDPSGEPNYTVTTLDTLRRQIPEATLYNLVGADSFLALRKWREPERLLALAEWIVVSRPGYSLADLSSLNLTARERSRVHLLETVHYDVSSTYLRERLATGDSARDLLPDAVARYIREHHLYREG; this is encoded by the coding sequence ATGCGCGTCGCACTCTTCGGAGGCACCTTCGATCCGCCCCACCGCGGCCACCTTGCCGTTGCGCGTGCGGCGGCGGAGGCCTTCGCACTCGACATGGTTTTTTTTGCCCCGGCGGGTCGCCAGCCACTCAAGCCCGGCATGACGGTCACCAGCTTCGACGACCGGCTGGCCATGGTCACTGCAGCCTGCGAGGAGTCGATGCAGCAGAGCACCTCGCGCACGCAGTTCGTCGCCTCCTCGATTGACGCACCCGACCCCAGCGGCGAGCCAAACTACACTGTCACGACACTGGACACGCTGCGCCGTCAGATTCCCGAAGCCACGCTTTACAACCTCGTCGGCGCCGACAGCTTCCTGGCTCTGCGGAAGTGGAGAGAGCCGGAACGCCTGCTCGCGCTCGCCGAATGGATCGTGGTCAGCCGCCCCGGCTACTCGCTCGCCGATCTCTCGAGCTTGAACCTCACCGCACGCGAGCGCTCCCGCGTGCACCTGCTGGAGACGGTGCACTACGACGTCTCCTCCACCTACCTGCGCGAGCGTCTGGCTACAGGAGATAGCGCGCGCGACCTGCTGCCGGACGCCGTCGCTCGCTACATCC